One genomic window of Solanum stenotomum isolate F172 chromosome 9, ASM1918654v1, whole genome shotgun sequence includes the following:
- the LOC125877070 gene encoding cytochrome P450 CYP72A219-like: MEILAYYFLALFLLAITFVICAWRLLDWAWFRPRKLEKCLRKQGLKGNSYKLIFGDIKEQSKSIEDAESKPLNVSDDDLAPRILPYFVQTIKKYGKNCFIWIGPKPLVFVGDPEIIKDVFNKHALYQKQKSTPLTKLLAQGIVSYEEAKWAKHRKILNPAFHLEKIKDMLQVVYLSCSEMVSQWEVAVSMKESSTELDIWPYLQRLTSDVISRTAFGSNYEEGRKIFELQKEQAEHVNEVLRTLYIPGSRFLPTKRNRRMKEIEREVQATMRGIIDKRVNGMKAGKANTDDLLGILLESNIKEIEQHGNKNFGMTIKEVIEECKVFYFAGQETTSVLLVWTMILLSRHPDWQVRAREEVLQVFGNGMPEFDGLNRLKVVTMILHESLRLYPPASALGRTITTKMKLGELTLPAGVMLSLPTILVHHDKEIWGEDATEFKPERFSEGISKATKGQMTFFPFGAGPRICIGLNFAMIEAKMAMTMILQRFAFELSPSYTHAPQSVITMQPKYGAPLLLHRL, translated from the exons ATGGAGATTCTTGCTTACTATTTCTTAGCCTTATTTTTATTAGCAATTACCTTTGTAATATGTGCATGGAGGTTGTTGGACTGGGCATGGTTTAGGCCAAGGAAATTGGAGAAATGCCTTAGAAAACAAGGTCTCAAAGGGAACTcttacaaattgatttttggagACATCAAAGAGCAGTCTAAAAGCATTGAAGATGCTGAGTCCAAACCATTGAATGTCTCTGATGATGACTTGGCACCCAGAATTCTCCCTTATTTCGTtcaaacaatcaagaaatacg GTAAAAactgttttatatggattggGCCAAAGCCTTTGGTATTTGTAGGGGACCCTGAGATAATAAAGGATGTATTTAACAAGCATGCTCTCTATCAAAAGCAAAAATCAACTCCCCTGACCAAGTTGCTGGCACAAGGAATTGTAAGCTATGAAGAGGCCAAATGGGCAAAGCACAGGAAAATTCTCAATCCTGCTTTCCATTTGGAGAAGATAAAG GATATGCTTCAAGTAGTTTATTTGAGCTGCAGTGAAATGGTGAGCCAATGGGAGGTGGCTGTCTCAATGAAAGAATCGTCCACTGAACTCGATATATGGCCTTACCTTCAAAGATTGACTAGTGATGTAATTTCTCGCACAGCCTTTGGGAGCAACTATGAAGAAGGTAGAAAGATATTTGAGCTTCAAAAAGAACAAGCTGAGCATGTCAATGAAGTTTTACGCACCTTATACATTCCGGGATCGAG GTTTTTGCCAACCAAGAGAAATAGAAGGATGAAGGAGATTGAGAGAGAAGTTCAAGCAACAATGAGGGGAATTATTGATAAAAGAGTGAACGGAATGAAAGCAGGGAAGGCCAATACTGATGACTTATTAGGCATATTGTTGGAATCCAACATTAAAGAAATCGAGCAACACGGTAACAAAAATTTTGGTATGACTATAAAAGAGGTTATTGAGGAGTGTAAGGTTTTCTATTTTGCTGGACAAGAGACAACCTCTGTATTGCTTGTATGGACTATGATTTTGTTAAGCAGGCATCCAGACTGGCAAGTTCGCGCTAGAGAAGAGGTTTTGCAAGTCTTTGGAAATGGCATGCCAGAATTTGATGGATTAAATCGCTTGAAAGTT GTGACAATGATTTTGCACGAGTCGTTAAGGCTATATCCACCGGCTAGTGCACTTGGTCGAACCATTACAACTAAAATGAAGCTAGGGGAACTAACTTTACCGGCAGGAGTGATGCTGTCTTTGCCCACAATTTTAGTGCATCATGACAAGGAAATATGGGGCGAAGATGCAACAGAGTTCAAGCCAGAGAGATTCAGTGAAGGCATTTCAAAGGCAACAAAGGGCCAAATGACGTTTTTCCCATTTGGCGCGGGACCTAGGATATGTATTGGACTGAACTTCGCAATGATAGAAGCGAAGATGGCTATGACTATGATTCTGCAACGCTTTGCGTTTGAACTATCTCCTTCGTACACTCATGCTCCACAGTCTGTAATAACTATGCAGCCCAAATATGGTGCTCCTCTACTGTTGCATAGATTGTAA